Within the Bacillus sp. FSL K6-3431 genome, the region AATCAATGATGAGGTGAGAAGATGAAAATGGGTCTATATATTGATGGTGAATATAATAAAACGGATACAATGTATGAATTAATCAATCCGTATAACAACGAACTGATAGCAAAAGTATCGGAAGGAACAACGGAAGATATGAAAAAGGCTGTCGCTTCAGCTCATCAAGCTTTTCAAAAAATGAAACGGACATCCGCCTTAGAGCGCGCAAACATTTTATTCAATGCTGCACGCTTACTAAATGATAGAAAAGAAGAATTTGCGAAGCTTATTACAGTGGAAGCAGGAAAACCAATTACGGCATCAAGAGCAGAAGTAGAACGATCTGTACAAACATTACAATTTTCCGGAGAAGAAGCAAAACAAAGCCAAGGAGAGTATATTCCCCTTGGGGCAGCTACAGGCGGTACTGGAAGGGACGCTTATACTGTTTTTGAGCCGCTAGGAGTGGTTGGGGCAGTGACACCTTTTAATTTTCCATTAAACCTTACCGTTCATAAAGTAGGACCAGCAATTGCCGCGGGAAATACAATTGTTGTCAAACCAGCTGAGAAAACCCCATTATCCGCATTAAAACTGGCAGAGCTGTTCACGAAAGCCGGCTTGCCTGATGGGGCGTTAAATGTAATTCCAGGAGAAGGAAAGGCTATAGTAAAAGTGCTACTGGAAGATGAGAGGGTGAAGAAGATTTCGTTCACGGGAAGTCCAGAGGTTGGTAAAGAGATAAAAAATCAAGCGGGACTGAAAAGAATGACTTTAGAGCTTGGAAGCAACTCAGCATTGTATGTAGATGCTTCTGTAAAAGATGAGCTTAAAAATATTGTGCAGAAATCTGTAAATGGAGCTTTTGCCTATAATGGACAAGTGTGTATCCATACACAAAGAATTTATGTTCATGAAGAAATAGCGGATGCATTTTTAGAGGAGTTTGTAAAAGGAACAGAAAAGCTTACTTTCGGTGATCCCCTTGATGAAAAAACGGTCATTACTGGAATGATTAATAAGAAATCGCGAGAGCGTGTGCTTGCATGGGTGAGAGAAGCAGTAGATGGTGGTGCTGAGCTACTCACTGGAGGTGTGACACGGGAGACAGGTATATTGCCGACTGTTCTAACGAATGTCCACGCGTCTGCTAAGGTGGTATGTGAAGAAGTATTTGGTCCCGTTGTTGTGATTAATCGTGTGGCATCTCCGGAAAAGGCACTTGAGTTAATGAACGATAGTCAGTACGGATTAAATGCGGGGGTATTTACGAACAATTTGAAGCAATCACTGTATTTTGCTCATGAACTAGAAGTCGGTCAAGTTTTAATCAATGATGTCCCTACGCTTCGATTTGATAATATGCCTTATGGTGGTGTGAAAGAGTCAGGCTATGGCCATGAAGGAGTAAAATATGCTATCAGAGAAATGACAAAGATGAAGCTAATTAGTTTAAACTATCAGTTTTGATAAATGAAAGCGCCGAGCGTATTGGATACGCTTCAGGCGCTTTATCTTTGTCTTAATCATCATCAGATTTTCCTACACGAGCTTTGTCCACTCTTTTAGCATCATCAAAATTTAAGGCTCCACTAATGAAATAACAGAGAAATACGGCAATGGAACCCAATACAAAGACAAGACCGATCGTTATCCATAAATCCATTTAAAATCCCTCCAGTTTCTAAAAAATGTATGCCAATCATGTAGTTAAGTAAAGAGGCATTAATTATTTTCCCTCTTTCACTAACAATAAACATAAAATTTAGAAAAGTCTAGAAGTAATTTTAAGATAATAAAAAATCTCTTGCAACATAGTTGTTAGCAAGAGATTTTATTAAATTTATTGAGCTTTTTGACTTAAATCATTTTGTGGCAATTCGTCAATTGTGTGGGCGTCATCTGAGTTCAATGCGGATCCAATAAATAAGGTAAGAAAAACCGCTACAGTTCCCATGATAGCAATTAAGCCTAATAGCACTCCTAGTTGCATGCAAATAACCTCCTCTTGTGTAAATGATCATATAAATCTATGTGAAAAAAGAAGAGAACTATCTTCTTTTATTTCAAAAAAAGATGTGAGACTTATCTTATATTTAGTATATATAAGATTTTACTGTTAATCAAAGAAACTTTGTATTATAATAGGGAAAGTGAAAAAAATGTGACTGAATTATGGCTCCATAGCTCAGAGGATAGAGCGTCGGTTTCCTAAACCGTGCGTCGCAGGTTCGATTCCTGCTGGGGCCGTTACCAAAAACCTATTGATAGCAGGGGATGCAGCGTTTTGTTCCCTTGCTGTTTTTTTGTTAAAAATCGTGATTGGTCACGGTTTGGTCACCTTTAGTCTACTAAAGTGCATTTTTGTTCTCATTTTCAATGTTTTTATCAGCAAACATTTCATCCAATTTAGCGGCTGCTGCTTCTTGCATGTTTGGTAGCATGTGAGAATAAGTGTCTAAAGTAATCTGTATTGACGAATGGCCCAAACGTTCCTGTACAATTTTAGGATGGATGTTTTGACTAAATAGCAATGATGCATGAGTATGCCGCATGTCATGGAAGCGTATCTGCTTTACTTTCGTCTTTTTTAACATTATCCGGAATGCCCTTCCGATATTTGTAGGTAGCACGAAAGAGCCTACAGCCGTAGCCACAACAAATCCTTGATCGTCATAATCCTCACCAAGTTTTAACTTTTCCTCTTTTTGTCTGGTCTTATGCTTTTTTAACTCAAACATTAAACTTTCTGACATAGATATAGACCGATAGCTTGGATCGTTTTTTAAATCATCTAATACATGTCCGCCTTCTTTTCTTTTTATTGCTCGGTGTACATGTATGGTTTTGTTATCAAAGTCTAGCGCATCCCACTTCAATCCTAATACTTCACCTTGTCTCATTCCAGTAAAAATCGCTAGATAAAAAGCGATGAAGTGTTTATGACTTCTGGCCACTTCAACATACTTATTCACATCCTCGACATCCCAGTAGTTTAATTCTTTCTTTTTAACCGTTACAGGATCTACAGCACTAGCAATATTTCTTTGGACTTCACCCATTCTTACGCCTAAATTAAGCGCATTAGATATGATTCTGTGTATATGATGTATAGATCGAGCGGATAATACTCCAGCATCAAGTAATCCATCATAAAATAATTGTAGCTGCATTGGTTTTAATTCATGTGTTTTAACATTTCCTATAGCCGGTTTAATGTGATTACGAACAAATCCTTCATAGTGAAGATAAGTTCCATATGCCACACGTTTTTCCTTATGCTTCAGCCACTCATCAAGATATTCCCCTAAATTCTTGTTAGTCGGTTCTACATACCCGCCCTTATTAATTTCTGCTATCATGTCGATCATAGATTTACGCGCTTTCTTTTCGCTTGTAAATCCAGATACACGTTTTTGCTTACGCTTTTTCGTAACTGGATCACGACCTAGATCGATGATATAAGAGTATTTACTACCACGTTTAACAACGTGTCCTCTCATTATAGTTTCACCTCCTTTCAATGTTTAGATGATCACAAACTCCATTGTTCTTTTGGTTGGCAGGATTTCGAGAAATTCATTTATTTCTGGCGCTTGTAAAATAAACTGTCGGACCACACAAGGATCCACTCCATGCAGCTCAATTCGCTTTCTGACACACTTTAGATTAATTCCGATTTTATGTGGATAACATTTATTAAAAACTAAGTCTGAGAGGTTAAATGACATATTGATGAAAGAATCATCGAATTCGTCTCTTTCAACGAATTCAAAAGGCTTGATGGCATCAAAATAATAAACAGTCTGGTCCCAATCTAGTTGGTTATATCGAAACGTCAAAACATACCAGTAGGGGATTAGCTGGTCATCTACATAATCATAATACAATCGTTGTTGTGGCATTAAACTTTCACACCTTTCTTTATTAATAGAGCATTTAATTGATCTAATACTTTATTAGTTTCTTCGTTATATGGGGGTGCTTTTGGATACATAGATTCCATATAACGACGATGCTCCTCATCGGAATGGGCTTGTAGAACTTTCTTTTTATATTGGTTGAGCCTTATCTTGGCAAATTCCTCTGTGACATTAAAGTTTTTTGCTATTAACGGTACTCCATCATCGAAATTATAATAATTAGTAAACTCGTAATCTTGTAACATAAAAGTTGGGACGCAGAAATGGTGCATAAAATTTTCCGCTTTTACTTCCTGATAGAGACGAAATTCGAATGGCAAGTTCCATTGATAGCCGGAATGTTGAAGAACATGGCATAATTCATGACCAAAATCCTGCCATTTTTCTTCAGGACTTAGATGTTCATTTAAAAATATCCAATGTACTCCTTTGATTTTTGTTGCTTCACTTGTATCGTCCCAAAAACGTAGTTTAACATTAAGACAGTCAGCTATTGCTAACATATTAATTTTCTTCGGAGTTACAATACCCATGGACTGATACGTTTCGTTCACAAAATCTTCCAAAATACTATAATTGTATATAATAATCTCCCCCTTTATCAAACGTATGTTCTAATGATGGTTGAAAGAAAACTCCCTCGATAGAAGGAGCGCTCTATTACTTGTTAACTTCGATTACATGTTTGATATCTTCACCAACAGTTTCGAATCCGCTATCAGTAGGTGCAGATATTCGTATTTCAATAGATTCCAAATCTTTTACAGTTGACTTATTTAATATATATACATTAAAACCTTCATGCTCCACTTGTCCAAGGTAATCACCTTCAATATATTCAGACAATATCATATCTGGCTCTAATTGCTCTTTAGTATTTGTAATGATCGTTGCTTGTCCTAAATAGAAGGTCATATCTTCTTCTGATGTGTTTTCGCCAGAAAGAGCAATAGTAATCACGTGCACTTTATCTCCTATTTCAACTTCAAACATATCTGCTGTTTCTTGAGTTTTTGGTTCGAGTTCTTTTAATTGAATGCCTGATATTTCATATTTCATTGGTCCGACTTCACCAGTGATACCGAGTTCTTTATTCGTGAAAGTGTTAGTCGCTTTTAGATCATCATCTTCTTGAACGTTTTCATTTTCTGTTTCAGCTTCTTTTTTTACTTCTTCTGGAACTTCTTTATCCTTTTCAGCTTCTTTCGCCGATTCTTCTTTTGGTTTTTTATCACCGCCACTAATTTTAACAGTATCAGATCCACAAGCTCCCAATACCAAAGTTAAACCCAGTAACAAAACCAACAATATTTTATTCATATGCATCTCCTTAAATTGTCATGGTGAATATCACCTATATTATATGTAAAAAATATACACGATTGAAAGAATCGTGCTTTTAATTACTAAATCAATCTTTTTCGCTCTTAATAATTTCCCACATCTTACGGAGTTTCCTTAAATCCTCTTCTTTAGATTTAGGTAACTCTTTATACCAGCGTCCAAGCTCAGGGTCACTGATGAACTCTTGAAATTCATCGTCCTCAGTCATATTAGGATTATTAGATCTACCTAAAAGATAGTCAGATTTAACTTCTAATACATCTGAAATCTTAGCTAGTTCATGATCCTTAATAGGTCTTTCACCTGATTCAATTCTATTCATTACACTAGCATTCAAATTAACCCTCTTAGCTAATTCTCGTTGATTCCATCCTTTGCTTTCTCTTAGGGATATAATTCTATGTCCTATTTCCATTTCCCCACCACTTTCTATAACCACAACATCATAATAGCACGTTTCCAAAACAGAAATATAATAATTGCTAAAATAACAATATAAAGTGTTGACATTTCTATAATAGCAATGTAATATGTAATTAAGGCGTTGCTAATTCAGCAATTTAAGGAGGGTTTACATGCAAACACTAGATTTACAATACATCAAGAATCGACGGATTGAGCTTGAAAAAACTTTGCAAGAAATGGCTGACAGCTTAGGAATGAAGAATGCATCAACTTATTTAAAGTATGAGAATGGCACTTATGCATTCAAAGCAGAGCAACTTCCTATGTTATCTAAAACGTTAAAATGCAAGATTCCAGATTTTTTTAACCGGAACGTTGCTAAAACAGCAATTTAGGAGGAGGAAAACAAATGAATCAATTACAACCTATCATCCAAAACAATCAACGAGTATTAACAACTGCTCAACTTGCAGAATCGTTTGGGGCAGATGCCAAAATTGTTAATCGGAACTTTCAACGAAATTCAGAAAGATACATTCAAGGAAAACATTACTTTGCTCTTTCAGGTAACGAATTAAGAGAATTCAAAGGGTCACGTCAATTTGACGACAGCCTAAAGTTCACTTCCGTATTGTATCTCTGGACAGAAAAAGGAGCTTGGCTTCATGCAAAATCACTCAACACGGATCAAGCTTGGGATGCTTACGAAATGTTGGTTGATGATTATTACGAAATCAAAAACAATGTCGTTCCTTTAAACGAAAAACAATCTCTAATTGCAGTCTTGAAACTTACTACTTTAACAGCAGAAGAAACTGAGGAGCTGAAACAGGTGACAACTGAACACTCCAATGAAATCAAAATGCTTAAACAGAAAGTGGATAACGAGATCACGCTCGATCATGGCGAACAACGCAGATTACAGAAAGCAGTTGCGTCTAAAGCGTACGAGCTATGCCACGACGCAAAAGAGCGTCCGAAGTTTTTCAAAGAAATCTATCGTGAAATCAAGGATCGATTTGCAGTTGCTTCATATAAAGATGTAAAGCGTCACGAATTACAATCAGCAATTCGATACGTTGAAAACTGGATTCCAAGGAAGGTGAGCTAAATGTCCTTCGAAGATGTAGTACGACAAATTATTCGTGAAGAAAATGAGAAACACTTGAAAAATATTGAACAATTATTAGAACGACACGGATACAACGAGATTCCTAGATTCCTAACAGTTCCTGAGACAGCAGAAATATTAAGGATTGGCCGCACGGCAACTTATGAGCTTTGCCAACAAGCGGAAGTTAACGGCTTCCCTTGTTTCAAAGATGGAAACAAGATTAGGATTCCATACTCAGCATTAATGAATTGGATAGAACAGCAATCGAATCAATTAATCTCTTAACTCTAGTTTACTAACAAAATGAAACATCTACTATTCCAATTTGGAATAAACGGGGAGGTGATCAAAATGGAGTTTGGGGGAGTATTCAGAGCCTTAAGGCAAAGAGCAGGCTTTAGTCAAGAAGAATTTGCTGAAAAATTACATATAAGTCAGTCAGATATCAGCAAGTATGAAAATGATGTTAAAACACCAGATCTACCGATGTTCCTACAAATCATACAGGTTACACAGGCACCAGAAGTCGCAGTTGCTTTCATGCTAGGAATGGATGGGATTAGCATCATGCAGAACTTAGCAAGCTTAACAACTACTTTAATGGGTGGATTCATCACATTGATATAAGGAGTGAACGATATGGACTTTTTCGATATGTGGTTGGTAGCAGTGATTTTTAGCTCACTAGGTTACATGGTTGGGAGTTTCATCAAAGAAGACAACAAAAAAGCAGGAAATTGAGTTCACGGCTCAACTTCCTGCAAAGATCCAAACATGAAATTCATTCAGTAACTACATTATAACATCTGAACATTCGGAATACAAGACAGGCTTGGTACCTGTCGAAGCGATTATAAGCTGTCCCCCTTAATGGCTTGTAGTCGCTTCGATGGTACTAACCATTAATACATAACAGGAGGTGAAAATAATGCCACCAGTAGAGAATCCAATGGTAATCGATGCACTTTGGAACGATCAAGAAAAACATTGGGGTACTGATGCAATGGGTGAAGAGATTTTTGAAGGTGAGTCAATTGTCGAGATCGACGGTGAAACAATCCTGGAGGATAACTTGGAAGATTATTTAGTAGAGCATCTGGGAGCCAAGTTCACATTAGCAAAATAAAAGACCCCTGTTAGCGCAGGAGTCGGAGGTTTTAAAAAGTTAATTAAATCTATTTTACCGCACATTGAAAATTGAATCAAGGGAGAGAAAAACATGGAAATCATTTTTAAGCATGTTGAAATGGAAAACTTTAAGAATCAGAGCAAGCTATCAACTAGTTTTGGTGACATAACAAACATCTTTGGTAGAAATGGTGCAGGGAAATCAACAGTTGCAGATGCAGTAGCTTGGGTGTTTACAGGGAGAGATCAGATAGGCGTGAAACTTGATCCTAATCCAGTTGATAATCCTGAGCTCGAAAGCAAGGTTACTCTTACCATCTTAGTCGATGGGGAAGAAACGATCTTAGCTAGAGCGCAAAAGAAAACTGCTAAGTATTACATCAATGAGATTCCAAAGAAAGCTACTGAATTTAACCAGTTCACAAAAGAACTTTTCGATGAAAACTTATTTCTTTCAATGTTCAACCCAATTTATTTCTTTACTCAAAACTGGAAAGATCAACGCGCTCAGGTGCTTGAATACGTAGACGAGCCACTAAATAGTGAAGTTTTTGCCGAATTGCCAGACATTCAATCCAAGTTGCTTCAAGAACACATGAAAAAGCATTCACTGGACGAGCTAGAAAGCAAGCACAAGGAACGATTCAAAGATCGTGACACTCAATATACGAGAGTTGCTGAAAGGCTTCTAACGTTGCAAGAACAGCTTGAAAAAGATTCTGGTTCAGAGTCGATTGATCCAGAAGCTATCCAGAAAGAAATTGATTCACTTGTTAATGAACGCGATGGATTGGATGAAAACAGACATAAAGCTTTTAAAGCAATGCAAAACAGAACGGCTCTTCAATCGGAAATCGAGCATTTAAGTGAAAGGATATTCAAGCAAAGAGAATTAGCCCTTTCTATTCGTGAAGAGAAGCTTGAAGATAGCTGTCGAACATGTGGACAAGAATTAGATATCACAGCATTTAAAACTGTGAAAGAACACCATGCTAAACGTTTTAAAGATGCGATTGAAAAAGGTAAGGGTATGACAGCAGAGCTACAAGAGTTAAAAGAAAAACTAGCTGCTCTTCCAGAAGTTGAAGCGTCAGGTACACAACAACAAAGCAAGGAACTGGATGATCGTGTTTATCAACTTATGACAAAACGTGATACAGCAGGAAGAAACGCTCAACTAGAATCAGACATCAAAGAAGCTACGGAAAATAAAGAGCGTGTGCTGCAGGAAAGAAACGAATCGCAAAGCATCAGAGAAGCTATTAAAGACTTTGAAGCTAAACAAGCATTAGTAATGGTTAAAAAAGTAGATAGCTTATTCACAACAATTTCTGTTCAGCTTTTCGAAGAATTAAAGAATGGTAATCGTAAAGATGCATTTGAAATCAACATGGATGGTAAGCCGTACAGCAAGCTCTCTACAGCGGAAAAAATCAGATGCGGATTAGAAATGGTTGAGGTCCTTAGTCAACAATCTGGTGTGATCGTGCCGACATTCGTAGACAATGCTGAATCGATCTTAAAGTACATTGCTCCAACAGGTCAGTTGATCACAGCATCAGTTAGAGATCACGATTTAAAAATAAATGTTAGAGGAAAAATCAAGGAGGTTGCTTCCTAATGACAAACACTAAAGAAATACAAAAATCAGATCCAAAAGAAGTTATTGCCGGAACATTAACTCGTGGTGAAGTTGCAACACTGAAACAAACATTAACACCGCAAGGTATCAGCGATGCACAATTTAATCTATATATTCAAACGTGTGCTGCATCTGGTTTAAATCCGTTTCTAGGGCATATATACGCCATCCCATATAACGGCAAGATGGACATTCAAATCAGTGTAGAGGGCATCCATTACAGAGCTAGAAAGCATCCAGATTACATCACGGCATCAGCAGAAGTAATTGGGGAAAACGAAGTTGATAACTTTGAAGCTGAACTGGTGGATGGAGAATTTAAAATCATGAAACACAAAATAGCCCTACCGATCAGAGGGAAGGCAGTTGCAGCTTATGCCATTACTAAACGAAAAGGCGCACCGGATCAAGTTATTTTCATGGATCGTTCAGAAGTCGAGCATTTGGAAAAAGGTAGAAATCCATTATGGAAATCAAACTTCAACGACATGTTCAAAAAGCACGTGATGAAACGCGCCCTGAAAGCTCAGTTTGGTGTAGATATCGATGATCATACGATCCAAGGGACAAAGGATGCAGTACAAGAAGATAGCCGCCAATCGCAATGTAGGGAGATTAATATCAGTGAAACTGAATCGGTAGATGAAGAAACGATGTTACAACAAGTTAATGCGGAAGTGCTAGAGCTAGCTAAAGTGAAAAAAATTACAATCCCGGAAATTCGCACGATATCGGAGAAAAATTTCGGTAAATCGTTTAGCGATTTAAATCTTCAACAAATGACCGGGCTTAAAAGAATTATTGAATTACAACCAGCTAAAAAGCCTGTACAGAAGAAAGAAGATGCAATTGAAGCTGAATATACAGAAGTTCAAGATGAACCTCCGGTAGAGCCAGAGAAGCCATCTGCAGCAGATATAGACTTCGGAAATATTGATTTTGATGAAATGCAAGAGGAATTCCCATTTGAATAATACATCAAGCGTACTCCTTCCAGAGCGGATCTGGAAGGAAGCGCAAGATAAGGCTCACTTTAAACAGCTTGTACTAGATTATATGCAACGTTATCCAGATTACGAGGTATTAAAAATAAAAAATAGATTTGCAATATGTAAACGAAATTGAGGTGATTTATGTGCATGGGCCCAAAAATCCAGGTGGGTACATCCTGACATCGAGAAAAATGGTAGAAAGCGAGATATGGGAGAAGCCACCTATCTATTTAAAGGTTTGGATGTACCTCCTTATGAGGGCACAGTACAAACCTTACAAGAATTTAGATAGGGGACAAGTGATTGTATCTATCCCGGAGTTAATTGAAGCCTGTAGCCATAAGGTTGGTTATCGTGTTGAAAAACCCACAAAATCCCAAATGTTTAACATTTTAGAGTGGTTACGAAATGTTGACGAAGCACCAGACGAAGGATACGACAGCAAACCGATGATAGAAACGACGAAGACAACGAAGGGATTAGTCGTAACCATATGCAACTACAACGTTTATCAAGACCCGAGCAACTACGAACAGAACGCTGAAAACGACAATGAAAACGACACGAACGATACGATGCCAAAACGACAGGCTGACACCATAAATAAGAAGGTTAATAAAGAACTAAGAACTAAAGAATTAAAAACAGTAGTAGTAGAAGAAGCTCCGCAAAATGATTTGTCAGCAGTC harbors:
- a CDS encoding aldehyde dehydrogenase family protein — its product is MKMGLYIDGEYNKTDTMYELINPYNNELIAKVSEGTTEDMKKAVASAHQAFQKMKRTSALERANILFNAARLLNDRKEEFAKLITVEAGKPITASRAEVERSVQTLQFSGEEAKQSQGEYIPLGAATGGTGRDAYTVFEPLGVVGAVTPFNFPLNLTVHKVGPAIAAGNTIVVKPAEKTPLSALKLAELFTKAGLPDGALNVIPGEGKAIVKVLLEDERVKKISFTGSPEVGKEIKNQAGLKRMTLELGSNSALYVDASVKDELKNIVQKSVNGAFAYNGQVCIHTQRIYVHEEIADAFLEEFVKGTEKLTFGDPLDEKTVITGMINKKSRERVLAWVREAVDGGAELLTGGVTRETGILPTVLTNVHASAKVVCEEVFGPVVVINRVASPEKALELMNDSQYGLNAGVFTNNLKQSLYFAHELEVGQVLINDVPTLRFDNMPYGGVKESGYGHEGVKYAIREMTKMKLISLNYQF
- a CDS encoding site-specific integrase; the protein is MRGHVVKRGSKYSYIIDLGRDPVTKKRKQKRVSGFTSEKKARKSMIDMIAEINKGGYVEPTNKNLGEYLDEWLKHKEKRVAYGTYLHYEGFVRNHIKPAIGNVKTHELKPMQLQLFYDGLLDAGVLSARSIHHIHRIISNALNLGVRMGEVQRNIASAVDPVTVKKKELNYWDVEDVNKYVEVARSHKHFIAFYLAIFTGMRQGEVLGLKWDALDFDNKTIHVHRAIKRKEGGHVLDDLKNDPSYRSISMSESLMFELKKHKTRQKEEKLKLGEDYDDQGFVVATAVGSFVLPTNIGRAFRIMLKKTKVKQIRFHDMRHTHASLLFSQNIHPKIVQERLGHSSIQITLDTYSHMLPNMQEAAAAKLDEMFADKNIENENKNAL
- a CDS encoding ImmA/IrrE family metallo-endopeptidase, which encodes MNETYQSMGIVTPKKINMLAIADCLNVKLRFWDDTSEATKIKGVHWIFLNEHLSPEEKWQDFGHELCHVLQHSGYQWNLPFEFRLYQEVKAENFMHHFCVPTFMLQDYEFTNYYNFDDGVPLIAKNFNVTEEFAKIRLNQYKKKVLQAHSDEEHRRYMESMYPKAPPYNEETNKVLDQLNALLIKKGVKV
- a CDS encoding helix-turn-helix domain-containing protein → MEIGHRIISLRESKGWNQRELAKRVNLNASVMNRIESGERPIKDHELAKISDVLEVKSDYLLGRSNNPNMTEDDEFQEFISDPELGRWYKELPKSKEEDLRKLRKMWEIIKSEKD
- a CDS encoding helix-turn-helix domain-containing protein, with product MQTLDLQYIKNRRIELEKTLQEMADSLGMKNASTYLKYENGTYAFKAEQLPMLSKTLKCKIPDFFNRNVAKTAI
- a CDS encoding ORF6N domain-containing protein, whose protein sequence is MNQLQPIIQNNQRVLTTAQLAESFGADAKIVNRNFQRNSERYIQGKHYFALSGNELREFKGSRQFDDSLKFTSVLYLWTEKGAWLHAKSLNTDQAWDAYEMLVDDYYEIKNNVVPLNEKQSLIAVLKLTTLTAEETEELKQVTTEHSNEIKMLKQKVDNEITLDHGEQRRLQKAVASKAYELCHDAKERPKFFKEIYREIKDRFAVASYKDVKRHELQSAIRYVENWIPRKVS
- a CDS encoding helix-turn-helix domain-containing protein, with the protein product MSFEDVVRQIIREENEKHLKNIEQLLERHGYNEIPRFLTVPETAEILRIGRTATYELCQQAEVNGFPCFKDGNKIRIPYSALMNWIEQQSNQLIS
- a CDS encoding helix-turn-helix domain-containing protein — its product is MEFGGVFRALRQRAGFSQEEFAEKLHISQSDISKYENDVKTPDLPMFLQIIQVTQAPEVAVAFMLGMDGISIMQNLASLTTTLMGGFITLI
- a CDS encoding YqaI family protein, with translation MPPVENPMVIDALWNDQEKHWGTDAMGEEIFEGESIVEIDGETILEDNLEDYLVEHLGAKFTLAK
- a CDS encoding RecT family recombinase, producing MTNTKEIQKSDPKEVIAGTLTRGEVATLKQTLTPQGISDAQFNLYIQTCAASGLNPFLGHIYAIPYNGKMDIQISVEGIHYRARKHPDYITASAEVIGENEVDNFEAELVDGEFKIMKHKIALPIRGKAVAAYAITKRKGAPDQVIFMDRSEVEHLEKGRNPLWKSNFNDMFKKHVMKRALKAQFGVDIDDHTIQGTKDAVQEDSRQSQCREINISETESVDEETMLQQVNAEVLELAKVKKITIPEIRTISEKNFGKSFSDLNLQQMTGLKRIIELQPAKKPVQKKEDAIEAEYTEVQDEPPVEPEKPSAADIDFGNIDFDEMQEEFPFE
- a CDS encoding DnaD domain-containing protein, with amino-acid sequence MRAQYKPYKNLDRGQVIVSIPELIEACSHKVGYRVEKPTKSQMFNILEWLRNVDEAPDEGYDSKPMIETTKTTKGLVVTICNYNVYQDPSNYEQNAENDNENDTNDTMPKRQADTINKKVNKELRTKELKTVVVEEAPQNDLSAVFLFYEQNGFGTIGSYISEKIIAWCDDLSEELVLESLKQSVENGKKFWSYTEAILKNWFDKKITTVEQAHAAQLEHKEKTSQSKNYPRRRTGRQEQLPEWFEQKENQKPVADSAVDEVDEARRKRLEAIQQKYKQGG